A genomic stretch from Bosea sp. F3-2 includes:
- a CDS encoding SDR family oxidoreductase, which produces MPQTWMITGANRGIGLALTIELLRRGDHVIAAARNPWGGALGELAAAHPGAVTLVELDVTSDASVAAAKEALAGRAIDVLLNNAGLYGPRDRQGGLDVDFDAWREVFEVNVYAPIRVAQAFLPNIEAGQGRKIATISSRMGSIGANPGNALIYRSSKSAVNMAMVVFGNSVRERNVSVLLFHPGWVQTDMGGSGADITPAESAGGLIRTIDASGMGETNSFRDYTGERIAW; this is translated from the coding sequence ATGCCTCAGACTTGGATGATCACCGGCGCCAATCGCGGCATCGGGCTCGCGCTCACCATCGAATTGCTGCGCCGGGGCGACCATGTCATCGCCGCGGCGCGCAACCCCTGGGGCGGAGCGCTCGGCGAGCTCGCGGCCGCGCATCCCGGGGCAGTGACGCTGGTCGAACTCGACGTCACCTCCGATGCGAGCGTCGCCGCTGCCAAGGAAGCGCTGGCCGGCCGTGCCATCGACGTGCTGCTCAACAATGCCGGCCTCTATGGTCCACGCGACCGGCAGGGCGGGCTCGACGTCGATTTCGACGCCTGGCGCGAGGTCTTCGAGGTCAATGTCTACGCGCCGATCAGGGTGGCGCAGGCTTTCCTGCCGAATATCGAGGCCGGGCAGGGCCGTAAGATCGCGACGATCTCGAGCCGCATGGGCTCGATCGGCGCCAATCCCGGCAACGCCCTGATCTACCGCTCGTCCAAATCGGCGGTGAATATGGCGATGGTGGTGTTCGGAAACAGCGTGCGCGAGCGCAATGTCAGCGTGCTGCTGTTCCACCCCGGCTGGGTCCAGACCGACATGGGCGGCAGCGGCGCCGACATCACCCCGGCCGAGAGCGCCGGGGGGCTGATCCGCACCATCGACGCTTCCGGCATGGGCGAGACCAACAGTTTCCGCGACTACACGGGCGAAAGAATCGCCTGGTGA
- a CDS encoding LysE family translocator: protein MSLEVYAAYLLACIVIIIVPGPTVTLIVANSLKHGTRAGLLNVAGTQAGLAIMVIVAGIGLSSVIAALGHWFEWLRLAGAAYLIWLGCKMFRSAGAGLDGSAPAKPPRGGFFLQGALVALSNPKTLLFFGAFFPQFLDPSRDQATQIAIMGATALAFAALSDGAYAVLSGRAGHMLSQRRVRLLSKLSGGFLVGGGLWLASTRAN, encoded by the coding sequence ATGTCGCTTGAAGTCTACGCCGCCTATCTGCTCGCCTGCATCGTCATCATTATCGTTCCCGGCCCCACGGTCACGCTGATCGTCGCCAACAGCCTGAAGCACGGTACCCGCGCCGGCCTCCTCAATGTGGCAGGAACCCAGGCCGGCCTCGCGATCATGGTCATCGTCGCTGGCATCGGGCTGAGCTCGGTCATTGCAGCGCTCGGCCACTGGTTCGAGTGGCTGCGGCTGGCCGGCGCCGCCTATCTGATCTGGCTGGGCTGCAAGATGTTCCGCTCGGCTGGCGCCGGCCTCGACGGCAGCGCGCCGGCTAAGCCGCCGCGCGGCGGCTTCTTCCTGCAGGGCGCGCTCGTCGCCCTCAGCAATCCGAAGACGCTGCTGTTCTTCGGCGCCTTCTTCCCGCAATTCCTCGATCCGTCGCGGGACCAGGCCACCCAGATTGCGATCATGGGCGCGACGGCGCTGGCCTTCGCCGCGCTCAGCGATGGCGCTTATGCGGTATTGTCCGGGCGCGCCGGCCACATGCTCTCGCAGCGGCGCGTCCGGCTCCTGTCGAAGCTCAGCGGCGGCTTCCTGGTCGGCGGCGGCCTCTGGCTCGCCTCGACACGGGCGAACTGA
- a CDS encoding DMT family transporter yields MTSRNASLAGIAMMLLGILLFSLNDVMGKWLVATYTVGQVLVMRSLAALVVIMPFVFKQGVRRTLRPEHPGLQALRVLFGSGEVALFYLAVSYLPLADTMTIWLAAPVWVVILAALLLGERVDGRRWLAVALGFVGVAVALNPSGASLSMPALIALLGSFLFAAMMIAGRQLRGTPDVTLVTWQTLGALLMGLALLPFGWVTPSLKDAALLGLLGIVAMTAHICVTRSLKLAEASVVVPYQYTLIVWALVFGWFIFGDWPTPAMLCGAALIVAAGLALLILERRAAPAPSPLEATGVGAP; encoded by the coding sequence ATGACCTCCCGCAACGCCTCGCTCGCCGGCATCGCCATGATGCTCCTCGGCATCCTGCTGTTTTCGCTCAACGACGTGATGGGCAAATGGCTGGTCGCCACCTACACGGTCGGACAGGTGCTGGTGATGCGCAGCCTGGCGGCGCTCGTCGTCATCATGCCCTTCGTCTTCAAGCAGGGCGTGCGGCGAACCTTGAGGCCGGAGCACCCCGGCCTGCAGGCGCTGCGCGTGCTCTTCGGCTCGGGCGAGGTCGCGCTGTTCTATCTCGCCGTCAGCTATCTGCCGCTCGCGGACACCATGACGATCTGGCTCGCCGCGCCGGTCTGGGTCGTCATCCTCGCGGCCTTGCTGCTGGGGGAGCGCGTCGATGGCCGGCGCTGGCTTGCCGTCGCTCTCGGCTTCGTCGGCGTCGCGGTCGCGCTCAATCCCAGCGGCGCAAGCCTGTCGATGCCGGCGCTGATCGCCCTGCTCGGCAGCTTCCTCTTCGCCGCGATGATGATCGCCGGCCGGCAGCTGCGCGGCACGCCGGACGTGACGCTGGTGACCTGGCAGACGCTCGGCGCCCTGCTGATGGGCCTGGCGCTGCTGCCCTTCGGCTGGGTGACGCCGAGCCTCAAGGATGCAGCCCTCCTTGGCCTTCTCGGCATCGTCGCCATGACCGCGCATATCTGCGTCACCCGCTCGCTCAAGCTCGCCGAAGCCTCGGTCGTCGTGCCCTATCAGTACACGCTGATCGTCTGGGCGCTGGTCTTCGGCTGGTTCATCTTCGGCGACTGGCCGACCCCCGCGATGCTGTGTGGCGCGGCCCTGATCGTCGCGGCGGGCCTGGCGCTGCTCATCCTCGAACGCCGGGCCGCCCCGGCGCCATCGCCGCTTGAAGCAACGGGAGTCGGCGCTCCATGA
- a CDS encoding TRAP transporter small permease, translating into MIRRTLDALYLWAGYAAGVFLVLIFVLMMVMSVGREIGFNIPAGDDFTSWCMAAMAFLGLAHTFKSGDMIRVGLLIDHFKGRKRWCFEVFSLVLGLGFSGFFAWHAAVMTWQSFEFNDVAGGVVPMPLWIPQLGYSGGLTILFIAILDEFVHVVIRGQEPRYEKPPAQTDEEIVERAMASGV; encoded by the coding sequence ATGATCCGCAGGACGCTTGATGCGCTCTACCTCTGGGCCGGCTATGCGGCCGGTGTCTTCCTCGTCCTGATCTTCGTCCTGATGATGGTGATGTCGGTGGGCCGCGAGATCGGCTTCAACATCCCCGCCGGCGACGACTTCACCTCATGGTGCATGGCGGCGATGGCCTTCCTCGGCCTCGCCCACACCTTCAAATCCGGCGACATGATCCGCGTCGGGCTGCTGATCGACCATTTCAAGGGCCGCAAGCGCTGGTGCTTCGAGGTGTTCTCGCTCGTGCTCGGCCTCGGCTTCTCCGGCTTTTTCGCCTGGCACGCGGCGGTGATGACCTGGCAGTCCTTCGAGTTCAACGATGTCGCCGGCGGCGTCGTGCCGATGCCGCTCTGGATTCCGCAGCTCGGCTATTCCGGCGGACTGACCATCCTGTTCATCGCGATCCTCGACGAATTCGTCCATGTCGTGATCCGCGGCCAGGAGCCGCGCTACGAGAAGCCCCCTGCGCAAACCGACGAGGAGATCGTCGAGCGCGCCATGGCCAGCGGAGTGTGA
- a CDS encoding metalloregulator ArsR/SmtB family transcription factor, with protein MDRFAALADPTRRSIVEMLAEGALPAGEIGARFSASPPAISQHLKVLREARLVTVEVRGQQRIYRLDPAGLDAFDAWLRRVRRFWGRHLDLLEQELTKPETDEGDTR; from the coding sequence ATGGACCGCTTCGCCGCCCTTGCCGACCCGACCCGCCGCAGCATCGTCGAGATGCTGGCGGAAGGTGCGCTGCCGGCCGGAGAGATCGGAGCACGCTTCAGTGCAAGTCCTCCGGCGATTTCGCAGCATCTCAAGGTGTTGCGGGAGGCAAGGCTGGTGACGGTCGAGGTCCGCGGCCAGCAGCGGATCTACCGGCTCGACCCGGCCGGGCTCGATGCCTTCGACGCCTGGCTGCGCCGGGTGCGGCGCTTCTGGGGGCGCCATCTCGATCTGCTGGAACAGGAGCTCACAAAGCCCGAAACGGACGAAGGAGACACGCGATGA
- a CDS encoding SRPBCC family protein, with translation MSEYGVVLESGAVRFERLLPGPIERVWSYITESDKRGQWLASGPFDQRVGGRTELLFKHSQITDEVPPEAYRNVHENGVRATGMITRYEPPRVIAFTWGGGSEPESEVEFALSPKGDKVLLVVTHRKLPSKAEMTSVSGGWHMHLGLLEDLLTGSPRRGFWSRHAKLEAEYAARYADLPEPGGAA, from the coding sequence ATGAGCGAATATGGCGTTGTGCTGGAAAGCGGGGCAGTGCGCTTCGAGCGCCTGCTGCCGGGGCCGATCGAGCGCGTCTGGTCCTATATCACCGAGTCGGACAAGCGCGGGCAGTGGCTGGCATCGGGACCGTTCGACCAGCGTGTCGGCGGGCGCACCGAGCTGCTGTTCAAGCATTCGCAGATCACCGACGAGGTGCCGCCGGAAGCCTACCGCAACGTGCATGAGAACGGCGTGCGCGCGACCGGTATGATCACCCGCTACGAGCCGCCGCGGGTCATCGCCTTCACCTGGGGCGGCGGCAGCGAGCCTGAATCCGAGGTCGAGTTCGCGCTGAGCCCGAAAGGCGACAAGGTCCTGCTGGTGGTGACGCATCGCAAACTCCCCAGCAAGGCGGAGATGACCAGCGTTTCCGGCGGCTGGCACATGCATCTGGGCCTGCTGGAGGATCTGCTCACCGGCAGTCCGCGTCGCGGGTTCTGGTCAAGGCACGCGAAGCTCGAAGCGGAATATGCCGCGCGTTATGCCGATCTGCCGGAACCGGGCGGCGCGGCCTGA
- a CDS encoding winged helix DNA-binding protein: MSQPPLPDTLGPIVSSGHLAAGALPALSEFEFALSMTVHAFHRWIVRCMAAAGLPDLSPLDVIVLHNVNHRGKPKRLADICLVLNIEDTHLVNYSLKKLERLKLLRGGRKGKEKTVEVTPAGEEACQRYAQIREQLLVKSVRATGADPARLSEIAAAMRSLSGQYDQAARAAASL, translated from the coding sequence ATGTCCCAGCCCCCTCTCCCCGACACGCTCGGCCCGATCGTCTCCTCCGGTCATCTCGCCGCGGGGGCGCTGCCGGCGCTGTCGGAGTTCGAATTCGCGCTGAGCATGACGGTGCACGCCTTCCATCGCTGGATCGTGCGCTGCATGGCGGCGGCGGGACTGCCCGATCTCTCGCCGCTCGACGTGATCGTGCTGCACAACGTCAATCACCGCGGCAAGCCGAAGCGGCTGGCCGACATCTGCCTCGTCCTCAACATCGAGGACACGCATCTGGTCAACTATTCGCTGAAGAAGCTGGAGCGGCTGAAGCTGCTCAGAGGCGGGCGGAAAGGCAAGGAGAAGACGGTCGAGGTCACGCCGGCCGGCGAGGAAGCCTGCCAGCGCTATGCCCAGATCCGCGAACAGCTCCTGGTCAAGTCCGTGCGCGCAACCGGCGCCGACCCCGCGCGGCTGTCAGAGATCGCCGCCGCGATGCGCTCGCTTTCCGGCCAGTACGACCAAGCGGCGCGGGCGGCGGCGAGCTTGTAG
- a CDS encoding TRAP transporter substrate-binding protein → MHRKDFIKGLLVAGVAAGALSLAAAPASAQTKWNLPNAYPSDNPHTENLVLFAKDVEAATGGKLSITVHANAALFKAPEIKRAVQTGQAQMGEVLMSLHENEDPVYGIDVVPFLATSFADSRKLYAASKAAIEKKLDSQGVKLLFMVPWAPQGVYAKKEINSVEDMKGLKWRSYNVGTARLGEMLGMQAVTIQAAELPQALATGVVNSFMSSGGTGYDSKVWESLTHFYDVQAWIPKDATFVNKAAFNALDKATQDALLKAAATAEERGWKMWQEKAGWYLDQLKSKGMKVQAPSPELASGFKKAGDTLTADWLKKAGADGQSIIDAYKKM, encoded by the coding sequence ATGCATCGCAAGGATTTCATCAAGGGCCTTCTCGTTGCGGGCGTCGCGGCCGGCGCCCTGTCGCTCGCGGCCGCCCCGGCCTCGGCCCAGACCAAGTGGAACCTGCCCAACGCCTATCCGTCGGATAATCCCCACACGGAAAACCTCGTCCTCTTCGCCAAGGATGTCGAGGCGGCGACCGGCGGCAAGCTCTCGATCACGGTTCACGCCAACGCCGCGCTGTTCAAGGCGCCGGAGATCAAGCGCGCCGTCCAGACCGGCCAGGCCCAGATGGGCGAGGTGCTGATGTCGCTGCACGAGAACGAAGACCCGGTCTACGGCATCGACGTCGTGCCCTTCCTTGCGACAAGCTTCGCCGACTCGCGCAAGCTCTACGCGGCCTCGAAGGCAGCGATCGAGAAGAAGCTCGACAGCCAGGGCGTCAAGCTCCTCTTCATGGTCCCCTGGGCGCCGCAGGGCGTCTACGCCAAGAAGGAGATCAACAGCGTCGAGGACATGAAGGGTCTGAAGTGGCGCTCCTACAATGTCGGCACCGCCCGCCTTGGCGAAATGCTCGGCATGCAGGCGGTGACGATTCAGGCGGCGGAGCTGCCGCAGGCGCTCGCGACCGGCGTCGTCAACTCCTTCATGTCGTCGGGCGGCACCGGCTACGATTCGAAGGTCTGGGAGTCGCTGACGCATTTCTACGACGTCCAGGCCTGGATCCCGAAGGACGCCACCTTCGTCAACAAGGCCGCCTTCAACGCCCTCGACAAGGCGACGCAGGATGCACTCCTGAAGGCCGCCGCCACTGCCGAGGAGCGCGGCTGGAAGATGTGGCAGGAGAAGGCCGGCTGGTATCTCGACCAGCTGAAGAGCAAGGGCATGAAGGTGCAGGCGCCCTCACCCGAACTCGCCAGCGGCTTCAAGAAGGCCGGCGATACGCTGACCGCGGACTGGCTGAAGAAGGCCGGCGCCGACGGCCAGTCGATCATCGACGCCTACAAGAAGATGTGA
- a CDS encoding TRAP transporter large permease subunit, which yields MAMIEISGLLLLLLAIFLAGGVWIAISLMACGWVAMQFVGGGIPAGSVLATTIWGNSASWTLAALPLFIWMGEILYRTRLSEEMFRGLAPWLNWLPGRLMHVNVLACGIFGSVSGSSAATCATVAKIALPELKKRGYNETVSLGSLAGAGTLGILIPPSITMVVYAVAANVSIIQVFLAGFLPGLLVMVLYSGYIIVWHLLHPEQSPPPEPKMPFREKMRESAQLIPCMLLIALVFLSLLLGWATATECAAWGVLGSFGIAWWSGSLTKEAFWQSVMGTTRITCMIMLILAGASFMSTSMAYTGIPAALAEWVDSLHLSPYALIAALTVMYIVLGTALDGISMIVLTTAIVIPMIKTAGFDLVWFGIFLVLIVEMAEVSPPVGFNLFVLQTMSGKDSNTVALAALPFFFLLVAAVAIITVFPQIVMVLPEMAFPPQ from the coding sequence ATGGCAATGATCGAAATCTCGGGGCTTCTGCTCCTATTGCTGGCGATTTTCCTCGCCGGTGGCGTCTGGATCGCGATTTCGCTGATGGCCTGCGGCTGGGTGGCGATGCAGTTCGTCGGCGGCGGCATTCCGGCCGGCTCGGTGCTGGCCACGACCATCTGGGGCAACAGCGCCTCCTGGACCCTGGCAGCGCTGCCGCTCTTCATCTGGATGGGCGAAATCCTCTACCGGACGAGGCTGTCGGAAGAGATGTTCCGCGGCCTCGCCCCCTGGCTCAACTGGCTGCCGGGCCGGCTGATGCACGTCAACGTGCTGGCCTGTGGCATCTTCGGCTCGGTTTCCGGCTCCTCGGCCGCGACCTGCGCCACCGTCGCGAAGATCGCCCTGCCGGAGCTGAAGAAGCGCGGCTACAACGAAACCGTCTCGCTCGGCTCGCTCGCCGGCGCCGGCACGCTCGGCATCCTGATCCCGCCCTCGATCACCATGGTCGTCTATGCGGTGGCGGCGAACGTCTCGATCATCCAGGTCTTCCTCGCCGGCTTCCTGCCGGGCCTGCTCGTGATGGTGCTCTATTCCGGTTACATCATCGTCTGGCATCTGCTGCACCCGGAGCAGTCGCCGCCGCCCGAGCCGAAGATGCCCTTCCGCGAGAAGATGAGGGAATCGGCGCAGCTCATCCCCTGCATGCTGCTGATCGCGCTGGTCTTCCTGTCGCTGCTGCTCGGCTGGGCGACCGCGACGGAATGCGCGGCCTGGGGCGTGCTCGGCTCCTTCGGCATCGCCTGGTGGTCGGGATCGCTGACGAAGGAGGCCTTCTGGCAGAGCGTGATGGGCACTACCCGGATCACCTGCATGATCATGCTGATCCTGGCCGGCGCCTCCTTCATGTCGACCTCCATGGCCTATACCGGCATCCCGGCGGCGCTGGCCGAATGGGTCGACAGCCTGCACCTCTCGCCCTACGCGCTGATCGCGGCGCTGACCGTGATGTACATCGTGCTCGGCACGGCGCTCGACGGCATCTCGATGATCGTGCTGACCACCGCCATCGTCATCCCGATGATCAAGACCGCCGGCTTCGACCTCGTCTGGTTCGGCATCTTCCTCGTGCTGATCGTCGAGATGGCCGAGGTCTCGCCGCCGGTCGGCTTCAACCTGTTCGTCCTCCAGACCATGTCGGGCAAGGATTCGAACACGGTGGCGCTGGCGGCCCTGCCCTTCTTCTTCCTGCTCGTCGCGGCCGTGGCGATCATCACGGTCTTCCCGCAGATCGTGATGGTCTTGCCCGAAATGGCCTTTCCGCCTCAATGA
- a CDS encoding hydantoinase B/oxoprolinase family protein, producing the protein MSAASWDFWIDRGGTFTDVIGRDPAGNLHARKLLSENPGAYRDAAVQGIRDLLGLKAGEAIPAGAVGEVRMGTTVATNALLERKGDRTLLVTTRGFRDALRIGYQARPDIFAKQIIKPEQLYEDVIEIEERVLADGTIERAPDEAAIRRALQAQYDAGFRAVAIVFMHGYRYPAHEQVAARIARDIGFPQVSVSHEVSPLVKLVGRGDTAVVDAYLSPILGRYVQQVSEELGIVAGDAGARASLPPGGGEMERGGERLGERSPSGTPPTPSPSPQGGGEEPIRLMFMMSSGGLTAAELFQGKDAILSGPAGGVVGLAETGRSAGFDKVIGFDMGGTSTDVAHFDGEYERAFETEVAGVRMRAPMMLIHTVAAGGGSILHYDGARFRVGPDSAGANPGPAAYRRGGPLAVTDANVMVGKLIPSYFPMIFGPQQDQPLDVGTVRAKFAALAKEVGDGRSAEEVADGFIQIAVANMAEAIKKISVQRGYDITRYALNSFGGAGGQHACLVADALGIKTVLLHPFSGLLSAYGMGLAEIRSTRTAALDVPLDGEAKTAIEAVAEKLAAETKAEVAGQGVAEGDIAVHTRAHIRYAGTDTAIAVPAGTRAAMQEAFQTAHKARFGFMDETKALVVEAVEVEAVGGGAKFEEASTVEQAGEPAVAERTRLFSKGEWHDAAIVRREAMQPGQSVAGPAIIIEPNQTVVVEDGWSAKLTAKDHLVLVRVKALVQQAAIGTKADPVMLEIFNNLFMSIAEQMGVTLQNTAYSVNIKERLDFSCAVFDQTGALVANAPHMPVHLGSMDRSVETVISNNPVIKPGDVYCLNAPYNGGTHLPDITVCTPVFDAEDKEILFWVASRGHHADVGGTAPGSMSPLATNIEEEGVYIDNFKIVDQGRFCEEDLVKLLTGARYPVRNVVQNVNDLKAQIAANEKGVAELRKMIRSFGLDVVQAYMGHVQDNAAESVARLLTKLHDAEFTYPMDQGCAIKVKITIHREKREATVDFTGTSEQRPDNFNAPAPVTRAAVLYVFRVMVDDAIPMNAGCLRPIRIVVPEGSMLAPRYPAAVVAGNVEVSQAVTNTLFGALQAMSASQGTMNNLTFGNDQYQYYETICSGSPAGPGFNGTSGVHVHMTNSRLTDPEILETRFPVVLEDFHIRPGSGGKGEWTAGDGTSRTIRFLKTMDCAILASHRRVRPFGVNGGEPGQLGRTLVRRLSGAIEELKPSDQTLLEAGEAVTVITPTAGGYGKAKG; encoded by the coding sequence ATGTCGGCAGCGTCTTGGGACTTCTGGATCGATCGCGGCGGCACCTTCACCGACGTGATCGGGCGTGATCCGGCTGGCAATCTCCATGCCAGGAAGCTGCTCTCGGAGAATCCCGGCGCCTATCGCGATGCCGCGGTGCAGGGCATCCGCGACCTGCTCGGGTTGAAGGCGGGCGAGGCGATTCCGGCCGGCGCCGTCGGCGAGGTGCGCATGGGCACCACCGTCGCCACCAACGCGCTGCTTGAGCGCAAGGGCGATCGGACGCTGCTCGTCACCACCAGGGGGTTCCGCGACGCGCTGCGCATCGGCTACCAGGCGCGGCCCGACATCTTCGCCAAGCAGATCATCAAGCCCGAGCAGCTCTACGAAGACGTCATCGAGATCGAGGAGCGCGTGCTGGCTGATGGCACGATCGAACGTGCGCCCGACGAGGCGGCGATCCGCAGGGCGCTGCAGGCGCAGTACGATGCCGGCTTCCGCGCCGTCGCCATCGTCTTCATGCATGGCTATCGCTATCCTGCCCATGAGCAGGTCGCGGCCCGGATCGCTCGCGATATCGGCTTCCCGCAGGTCTCGGTCAGCCATGAGGTCTCGCCGCTGGTGAAGCTGGTTGGCCGGGGCGACACCGCCGTGGTCGATGCCTATCTCTCGCCCATCCTTGGCCGCTATGTGCAGCAGGTTTCGGAGGAGTTGGGGATTGTTGCTGGCGATGCCGGTGCGCGCGCCTCTCTCCCCCCTGGTGGGGGAGAGATGGAGAGGGGGGGCGAACGACTGGGTGAGCGCTCACCAAGCGGGACGCCCCCCACCCCCAGCCCCTCCCCACAAGGGGGAGGGGAGGAACCCATCCGCCTGATGTTCATGATGTCCTCGGGCGGGCTCACCGCAGCCGAGCTTTTCCAGGGCAAGGACGCCATTCTCTCCGGTCCCGCGGGTGGCGTGGTCGGCCTCGCCGAGACCGGCCGCTCGGCCGGCTTCGACAAGGTGATCGGCTTCGACATGGGCGGCACCTCGACCGACGTGGCCCATTTCGACGGCGAATATGAGCGCGCCTTCGAGACCGAGGTTGCCGGCGTGCGCATGCGCGCGCCGATGATGCTGATCCACACCGTCGCGGCCGGTGGCGGTTCGATTCTCCACTATGACGGCGCGCGCTTCCGCGTCGGTCCGGATTCGGCCGGCGCCAATCCCGGCCCGGCCGCCTATCGCCGTGGCGGGCCGCTCGCGGTGACCGATGCGAATGTCATGGTCGGCAAGCTGATCCCGTCCTACTTCCCGATGATCTTCGGGCCGCAGCAGGACCAGCCGCTCGATGTCGGGACGGTGCGGGCGAAGTTCGCCGCGCTGGCGAAGGAGGTCGGCGACGGCCGCTCGGCCGAGGAGGTCGCGGACGGCTTCATCCAGATCGCCGTCGCCAACATGGCCGAGGCGATCAAGAAGATCTCTGTCCAGCGCGGCTACGACATCACCCGCTATGCGCTGAACTCCTTCGGCGGCGCCGGCGGCCAGCACGCTTGCCTTGTGGCCGATGCGTTGGGCATCAAGACCGTGCTGCTGCACCCGTTCTCCGGTCTGCTCTCGGCCTATGGCATGGGGCTCGCCGAAATCCGCTCGACGCGCACCGCGGCGCTCGATGTCCCGCTCGACGGCGAGGCGAAGACCGCGATCGAGGCTGTGGCCGAGAAGCTCGCGGCCGAGACAAAGGCGGAGGTCGCGGGGCAGGGCGTAGCGGAGGGCGATATCGCCGTCCATACCAGAGCCCATATCCGCTATGCCGGCACTGATACCGCCATTGCGGTTCCCGCCGGCACGCGCGCCGCGATGCAGGAGGCCTTCCAGACCGCGCACAAGGCGCGCTTCGGCTTCATGGACGAGACCAAGGCGCTGGTCGTCGAGGCCGTCGAGGTCGAGGCTGTCGGCGGCGGCGCGAAGTTCGAGGAAGCCTCGACCGTCGAGCAGGCGGGCGAGCCGGCGGTTGCCGAGCGCACGCGGCTGTTCTCGAAGGGCGAATGGCATGATGCGGCGATCGTCCGGCGCGAGGCGATGCAACCCGGTCAGAGCGTCGCCGGTCCGGCGATCATCATCGAGCCCAACCAGACTGTCGTCGTCGAGGATGGCTGGAGCGCGAAGCTGACGGCCAAGGATCATCTCGTCCTGGTCCGCGTGAAGGCGCTGGTCCAGCAGGCCGCGATCGGCACCAAGGCCGATCCGGTCATGCTTGAGATCTTCAACAACCTGTTCATGTCGATCGCCGAGCAGATGGGCGTGACGCTGCAGAACACCGCCTATTCCGTGAACATCAAGGAGCGGCTCGACTTCTCCTGCGCCGTCTTCGATCAGACCGGCGCGCTCGTCGCCAACGCGCCGCATATGCCGGTGCATCTCGGCTCGATGGACCGCTCGGTCGAGACGGTCATCTCGAACAACCCGGTCATCAAGCCGGGCGATGTCTACTGCCTCAACGCGCCCTATAACGGCGGCACACATCTGCCCGACATCACGGTCTGCACGCCGGTCTTCGATGCCGAGGACAAGGAGATCCTGTTCTGGGTGGCGAGCCGCGGCCACCACGCCGATGTCGGCGGTACGGCGCCGGGCTCGATGTCGCCGCTGGCGACCAATATCGAGGAAGAAGGCGTCTATATCGACAACTTCAAGATCGTCGATCAGGGCCGCTTCTGCGAGGAAGACCTCGTCAAGCTCCTGACCGGCGCACGCTATCCCGTCCGCAACGTCGTGCAGAACGTCAACGATTTGAAGGCGCAGATCGCGGCCAACGAGAAAGGCGTGGCGGAGCTGCGCAAGATGATCCGCTCCTTCGGCCTCGACGTGGTGCAGGCCTATATGGGCCATGTCCAGGACAATGCGGCCGAGAGTGTGGCGCGGCTGCTGACCAAGCTGCACGACGCCGAGTTCACCTATCCGATGGACCAGGGCTGCGCGATCAAGGTGAAGATCACCATCCACCGCGAGAAGCGCGAGGCGACGGTCGATTTCACCGGCACCTCCGAGCAGCGGCCGGACAACTTCAACGCCCCGGCGCCGGTGACGCGCGCTGCCGTGCTCTACGTCTTCCGCGTCATGGTCGACGACGCGATCCCGATGAATGCCGGTTGCCTCAGGCCGATCCGGATCGTCGTGCCGGAAGGCTCGATGCTGGCGCCGCGCTATCCGGCCGCCGTGGTGGCTGGAAATGTCGAGGTGTCGCAGGCGGTGACGAACACGCTGTTCGGTGCGCTTCAGGCGATGTCGGCGTCGCAAGGCACGATGAACAATCTCACCTTCGGCAACGACCAATACCAGTACTACGAGACGATCTGCTCGGGCTCGCCGGCAGGCCCCGGCTTCAACGGCACCTCGGGCGTGCATGTCCACATGACCAATTCGCGGCTGACCGATCCCGAGATCCTGGAGACACGCTTCCCGGTCGTGCTGGAGGATTTCCACATCCGTCCCGGTTCCGGCGGCAAGGGCGAATGGACGGCCGGCGACGGCACCAGCCGCACCATCCGCTTCCTCAAGACGATGGACTGCGCGATCCTCGCCTCGCACCGCAGGGTTCGCCCCTTCGGTGTGAACGGCGGCGAGCCCGGCCAGCTCGGGAGGACGCTGGTGCGCAGGCTCTCGGGCGCGATCGAGGAACTGAAGCCGTCCGACCAAACGCTGCTGGAAGCCGGAGAGGCCGTGACGGTGATCACGCCGACGGCGGGGGGCTACGGCAAGGCGAAGGGCTGA